The following is a genomic window from Chthoniobacterales bacterium.
GCTCCCGTATTTTCCGGGTCCCGCAGCCGTGTTCCAAAGTCTGATTAACGATCGGGCTCTTCTATTCGACAGCACGTGGCACTCGCTGGTTTTGTTGCTCGGCGGTTACGCGCTCGGGGTCGTCGCCGGCCTCATCAGCGGGATCTTCATTGGCTGGTCGACGCCAGTCCGTTATTGGGGAATGCCAATCCTGAAGATCGTCGGGCCGATTCCGGCGACCGCCTGGATTCCGTTGGCCATGGTGGTCTCGCCTTCCGCGGTTATTTCCGCGGCGGCCCTGATCGGACTCGCCGTTTGGTTTCCGGTAACGATGCTGACCGCATCCGGCATTTCGAACACGCGGGCCTCGTATCTCGACGTGGCGCGCACTCTCGGGGCCGGGCGGAGCTACTTGATTTTTCGAGTCGCGATTCCCGCGGCGCTCCCGAGCATTTTCATCGGACTCTTTATGGGGTTGGGGGCGTCGTTTCTAACCCTCGTGGTGGCGGAAACCGTCGGCGTGAAATCGGGACTCGGTTGGTATGTCGCCTGGGCGCAGGGGTGGGCCGAATACGGCAAAGTTTTTGCCGCGCTCGTGATCATGGCCGCGTTTTTTTCCACGATCATGACAGTGCTCTTCAAAGTGCGGGACCGGATGCTGGTCTGGCAAAAAGGGGTCATCAAATGGTAGCCGACCCAGGGATCGAGGCGTCGTC
Proteins encoded in this region:
- a CDS encoding ABC transporter permease subunit, giving the protein METRSYFVFLLNFLAVSLLLAIAQLWLPGLRKRMRQAGPIFAAALLTLCAWELITSGFRLLPLPYFPGPAAVFQSLINDRALLFDSTWHSLVLLLGGYALGVVAGLISGIFIGWSTPVRYWGMPILKIVGPIPATAWIPLAMVVSPSAVISAAALIGLAVWFPVTMLTASGISNTRASYLDVARTLGAGRSYLIFRVAIPAALPSIFIGLFMGLGASFLTLVVAETVGVKSGLGWYVAWAQGWAEYGKVFAALVIMAAFFSTIMTVLFKVRDRMLVWQKGVIKW